The genomic region TACTGCTCACCCTGGGATCGCGAAGATCAGCTTCACAGGATCGATCGCAACCGGCAAGAAGATCATGGCAGCAAGTGCACAGACTCTGAAGCGTGTAACTCTCGAGCTTGGCGGTAACGATGCCTCAATCGTCCTGCCAGACGTTGATGTCAAGAAAGTTGCGCCACAGCTTGTCATGGGTGCATTCCAGAACTCCGGTCAAGTTTGTGTCGCCACAAAGCGCATTTACATTCACAAAGACATCTACGACGAAACTCTTCAAGCCATGGTCGAGTTCACGAAGACTCTCACGGTCGGCGCACCAGCAGATGGCGCGTTCCTCGGTCCAGTGCAGAACAAGATGCAGTACGAGAAGGTCAAGGACTACTTCAAGGACACCAAGAGCCAGGGCTACAAGTTCGCTGTGGGAGATGCTGAGGTCAGCGACGGCCAGGGCTTCTTCATCAAGCCGACTATCATCGACAACCCACCAAACGACAGCCGTATCATCCAAGAAGAGCCATTTGGTCCAATCGTCCCAACGCAGCCATGGGAGGATGAAGAGGAAATTATCAAGAGAGCAAACGCCTCCAACGCGGGTCTAGGTGCTTGTGTTTGGGGTAAGGACATTGCACGAGCAGAGAAGATCGCTAAGCGTCTCGAAGCTGGATCTGTCTTCGTGAACAGCTTTGAGAAGCCTACACCACAGGCTTTCTTCGGTGGCCACAAGGAGAGCGGTATTGGTGGTGAGTGGGGCAAGGAAGGTCTCAAGGCTTACTGCAACGCTCATGTCATGCACACGTACAAGGGCGTGTTCTAAGTAGAGTAGTATGGTTTGTGTGTATGTTACGTAGTATCGATCTTCTTTTGAGTGGTCTAGGAAGCTCCCGGACGCCAGCATATCAGCATGAGCAGTCGTTGCCCTTGAAAATATCGATACAGTCGCCATCGAAGCTCCCCCATTGTGTTTGCCAGCATCATCATTGCAGCAGACCCTGGTGT from Fulvia fulva chromosome 10, complete sequence harbors:
- a CDS encoding Putative aldehyde dehydrogenase FUS7; this encodes MSPSKVSTVKWDEFYNIINGQKRGGADQHHGTNPVNGEKLWPVPIGTQKDVDEAVEVAQKAFESWREVPIEERKEYLKKCKDLLLAHSDEMTSLLCSETGKPKAVAELETVGGVAGWFGHHASLTLPEERDEDDEKVMLTRYTPLGVVGAICPWNFPIVLSLGKIIPAVLTGNTIIVKPSPFTPYTTLKFVELMQEVLPAGVVQAIGGDDFLGPMLTAHPGIAKISFTGSIATGKKIMAASAQTLKRVTLELGGNDASIVLPDVDVKKVAPQLVMGAFQNSGQVCVATKRIYIHKDIYDETLQAMVEFTKTLTVGAPADGAFLGPVQNKMQYEKVKDYFKDTKSQGYKFAVGDAEVSDGQGFFIKPTIIDNPPNDSRIIQEEPFGPIVPTQPWEDEEEIIKRANASNAGLGACVWGKDIARAEKIAKRLEAGSVFVNSFEKPTPQAFFGGHKESGIGGEWGKEGLKAYCNAHVMHTYKGVF